The sequence ACAATCGAAGATTGTGAAGTTGATGTAGACCATGTCCACGTTTTGGCGTCATTACCATTAACAATGACGCCACTAGAACATTTACACGAATTGAAAGGTTACACTGCGAGATGTCTTTTCATTGAGCTACCGCTTTTGCGGAAGCTCTACAAAAGAGGACATCTTTGGAGTCCTGGAAAATTTGTTGTAAGCGTAGGACACATAACATTGGACAAAGCGAAGAATTATCTCGAGGCACATCACGCCA comes from Candidatus Woesearchaeota archaeon and encodes:
- a CDS encoding transposase, which gives rise to TIEDCEVDVDHVHVLASLPLTMTPLEHLHELKGYTARCLFIELPLLRKLYKRGHLWSPGKFVVSVGHITLDKAKNYLEAHHAKATLYWNPIPEAKRRGERSEAFRHGRMSISFLFGEDCQLLP